The following proteins are encoded in a genomic region of Sneathiella marina:
- the rsmD gene encoding 16S rRNA (guanine(966)-N(2))-methyltransferase RsmD, whose amino-acid sequence MRIVGGEFRGKKLILPTDQRIRPTSDRTREALFNILGHDSNCRTDSGPLPLGVRVLDIFAGTGALGLEALSRGASHVTFVDNHPDSQKLLRENVRHFNVGRSADILQRDGTDPGQPGTPYDLVLMDPPYNQNLAGPCVRSLLTNNWLQDGAVLAIELAAKEKYTPPDEFSVLKDRKYGAARLIFLKLT is encoded by the coding sequence ATGCGCATCGTTGGTGGTGAATTTCGCGGCAAGAAGCTTATCCTGCCCACAGACCAGAGAATTCGCCCAACGTCAGATAGAACCCGGGAAGCCCTATTTAACATCCTTGGCCATGACTCGAATTGCCGGACGGACAGCGGGCCACTTCCCCTCGGCGTCCGGGTTCTCGATATATTTGCCGGCACGGGTGCATTGGGGCTGGAAGCCCTCTCCCGCGGGGCAAGCCATGTCACCTTTGTGGATAATCATCCGGACAGCCAAAAGCTTCTCCGTGAGAATGTTCGGCATTTTAATGTGGGACGCTCCGCCGATATCCTTCAGCGCGATGGCACCGATCCGGGACAGCCGGGTACGCCATATGACTTGGTCCTTATGGATCCTCCTTATAACCAGAACCTCGCCGGCCCCTGTGTCCGCTCTTTATTGACGAATAACTGGCTTCAGGATGGTGCCGTTCTGGCGATCGAGTTGGCGGCAAAAGAAAAATATACACCACCGGATGAATTCTCGGTTCTAAAGGACCGAAAATATGGTGCTGCGCGGCTGATATTTTTGAAGCTTACTTAG
- a CDS encoding pseudouridine synthase, translating into MTEPEIKKERIAKRMARAGLCSRREAERWIEDGRVTVNGKKLDTAAFTVSERDHITVDGKDIPKTERPRLWRYHKPPGLVTSHSDEKGRDTVFDKLPDDLPRVISIGRLDLNSEGLLLLTNDGELARKLELPATGWKRKYRVRVHGHPRDSDIAKLGKGLTIEGVRYDAIDAIVDSTKGANSWMTISLREGKNREIRKVMEYLGYTVSRLIRISYGPLVLGDLKAEGVEEVKSKILRDQMGVEKFEEAEEPLKPGQRLPRGKRGNNAKKPAKTDVPKMNHQKRRTLKARSTSKRVR; encoded by the coding sequence ATGACCGAACCAGAAATTAAGAAAGAGCGGATCGCCAAGCGCATGGCGCGGGCGGGATTATGCTCTCGCCGGGAAGCTGAACGCTGGATTGAAGACGGGCGTGTTACCGTTAATGGTAAGAAGCTGGACACGGCAGCCTTCACTGTATCTGAGCGCGACCATATTACCGTGGATGGCAAGGATATCCCCAAGACAGAACGCCCAAGACTTTGGCGGTATCACAAACCTCCGGGACTTGTCACAAGCCATAGTGACGAGAAAGGCCGGGATACGGTTTTTGACAAGCTGCCAGACGATCTGCCACGCGTTATTTCCATCGGCCGGTTGGATCTCAACTCAGAGGGGTTGCTGCTGCTCACCAATGATGGCGAGCTCGCCCGTAAATTGGAGCTTCCAGCGACGGGCTGGAAGCGAAAATACCGCGTACGTGTCCATGGTCACCCGCGCGATTCAGATATCGCAAAGCTTGGCAAGGGACTGACCATCGAAGGCGTCCGATATGACGCCATCGACGCAATAGTTGACAGCACAAAAGGCGCCAATTCCTGGATGACCATTTCACTGCGTGAGGGCAAAAACCGGGAAATTCGAAAAGTCATGGAATATCTCGGCTATACGGTCTCCCGCCTGATCCGCATTTCCTACGGCCCACTTGTCCTCGGTGACCTCAAGGCGGAAGGTGTCGAAGAGGTGAAATCAAAAATTCTCCGGGACCAGATGGGTGTGGAGAAATTCGAAGAGGCCGAAGAGCCACTTAAACCTGGACAGCGGCTGCCACGCGGCAAGCGCGGCAATAATGCAAAAAAACCGGCGAAAACAGATGTTCCAAAAATGAATCATCAGAAACGACGAACCTTGAAAGCACGGTCAACCTCTAAAAGAGTGAGATAA
- a CDS encoding gamma-glutamyl-gamma-aminobutyrate hydrolase family protein, with protein MTIPLIGITLDSEDPGGYSNMPWYALRQNYADVITASGGLPLALPHEPEQVDAYLEKLDGLVVTGGAFDVDPSMFGATTRHDTVVTKDRRTEFEKNMAQAMLSADKPVLGICGGQQLLHVILGGTLIQHIPDEVNDALAHEQPNPRTEAGHDVAVVPGTLLHRIVGTETLDVNSAHHQAAKDVSDNITVNAVAPDGVIEGIEDNRYKFCLGVQWHPEYLISNGDKQILDAFIAACETDK; from the coding sequence ATGACTATTCCTCTTATTGGCATCACCCTTGATTCGGAAGATCCGGGTGGCTATTCGAATATGCCGTGGTATGCCCTCCGGCAAAATTACGCGGATGTTATCACCGCCAGTGGTGGATTGCCGCTCGCCCTGCCTCATGAGCCAGAGCAGGTTGATGCTTATCTGGAAAAACTGGATGGCTTGGTGGTAACCGGTGGCGCCTTTGATGTTGATCCAAGCATGTTCGGCGCAACCACCCGACATGATACCGTTGTCACCAAGGACCGGCGGACTGAGTTCGAGAAGAATATGGCACAAGCTATGCTAAGCGCCGACAAGCCAGTCCTCGGTATTTGTGGGGGACAGCAGCTCCTGCATGTTATTCTGGGTGGAACCCTCATCCAGCACATACCGGACGAAGTCAATGACGCACTCGCCCATGAGCAGCCCAATCCGCGCACCGAAGCGGGACATGACGTAGCCGTCGTCCCGGGCACATTGCTGCATCGCATTGTCGGAACAGAAACCCTGGATGTTAACAGCGCCCACCATCAGGCAGCCAAAGATGTCAGCGATAATATTACTGTAAATGCGGTTGCCCCTGATGGCGTGATTGAAGGTATTGAAGATAATCGGTATAAGTTCTGCCTCGGTGTCCAATGGCATCCGGAGTATCTTATTTCAAATGGCGACAAACAGATACTAGACGCCTTTATCGCCGCATGTGAAACCGACAAATGA
- a CDS encoding nucleoside deaminase yields MDYELVDYMEMALNSAELAANRNEVPVGAVIVDTNSGRVVANSGNQMIGRHDPTAHAEMLAIRAAGNMVGSERLVNCDIYVSLEPCPMCAAAISLARIRRLYFGAYDPKGGGVEYGARIFDQPSCRHKPEVYGGIEESKSAALLKNFFQARR; encoded by the coding sequence ATGGATTACGAACTTGTCGATTATATGGAAATGGCGCTGAATTCTGCGGAATTGGCTGCAAATCGAAATGAGGTGCCGGTCGGGGCGGTGATTGTGGACACCAATTCAGGCCGCGTTGTTGCCAATAGCGGCAATCAGATGATTGGACGCCATGATCCAACAGCCCATGCTGAAATGCTTGCAATCCGGGCGGCGGGGAATATGGTCGGCAGTGAGAGACTGGTGAATTGCGATATTTATGTTTCGTTGGAACCCTGCCCAATGTGTGCAGCAGCAATTTCGCTTGCACGTATTCGCCGATTATATTTTGGCGCTTATGATCCAAAAGGAGGTGGGGTAGAATACGGCGCGCGTATCTTTGACCAACCTTCCTGCCGCCACAAACCGGAGGTATATGGGGGCATAGAGGAATCAAAATCAGCGGCGCTTTTGAAAAATTTTTTTCAAGCGCGGCGTTAG
- a CDS encoding acyl-CoA dehydrogenase family protein has protein sequence MIFEYSDKVKELQERVQSFMDEHVYPNEHVFKEQVDQGDRWEPTQIIEDLKIKAKDAGLWNLFLPESDRGAGLTNLEYAPLCEIMGRVTFAPEVFNCSAPDTGNMEVFERYANEDLKERWLKPLLNGEIRSAFAMTEPAVASSDATNIESDITRDGDEYVINGTKWWTSGACDPRCKVLIFMGKTDKNASLYTQQSMIVVPMDTPGIDVKRFLPVFGYDDAPHGHAEVDFKDVRVPADHILLGEGRGFEIAQGRLGPGRIHHCMRQIGVAERALEKMCIRVKSRVAFGKPVAEQTVTLERIAESRAMIEQARLLTLKAAYMMDTVGNKAAKAEIAMIKVVAPNITGKIVDWAIQAHGGGGVSEDFGLAEAYAHSRTLRLADGPDEVHRNQIGRLELKKYD, from the coding sequence ATGATCTTCGAATATTCAGATAAAGTGAAAGAACTGCAGGAACGCGTCCAGTCCTTTATGGACGAACATGTGTATCCGAATGAGCATGTTTTCAAGGAACAGGTAGATCAAGGCGATCGGTGGGAACCCACACAGATCATTGAGGATCTGAAGATAAAGGCGAAGGATGCGGGTCTTTGGAATCTGTTTCTGCCGGAAAGTGATCGGGGTGCCGGATTGACTAATCTGGAATATGCGCCGCTATGTGAAATCATGGGCAGGGTAACTTTTGCTCCCGAGGTATTCAACTGCTCCGCGCCAGACACGGGTAATATGGAGGTCTTTGAGCGCTACGCCAATGAAGACCTTAAAGAGCGATGGTTGAAACCGTTGCTGAACGGCGAAATTCGCTCAGCCTTCGCCATGACAGAACCAGCTGTCGCATCCTCCGACGCGACCAATATTGAATCAGATATTACCCGCGACGGTGACGAATATGTCATTAACGGGACAAAATGGTGGACATCCGGCGCTTGTGACCCACGCTGTAAAGTTCTCATTTTTATGGGTAAGACTGACAAGAATGCGTCGCTCTATACCCAACAATCCATGATCGTTGTGCCCATGGATACACCAGGTATTGATGTTAAGCGATTTCTGCCAGTGTTCGGATATGATGATGCGCCCCATGGGCATGCGGAAGTCGATTTTAAAGATGTACGGGTTCCAGCAGATCATATTCTGCTCGGCGAAGGACGGGGATTTGAAATCGCACAAGGTCGCCTTGGCCCTGGCCGCATCCATCACTGCATGCGGCAGATTGGTGTCGCCGAACGGGCATTGGAAAAAATGTGTATCCGGGTGAAATCAAGGGTTGCCTTTGGCAAGCCTGTTGCAGAACAAACCGTCACACTTGAGCGAATTGCGGAATCCCGTGCCATGATTGAGCAGGCCCGTTTGCTTACACTGAAAGCGGCTTACATGATGGACACAGTCGGCAATAAAGCGGCCAAGGCGGAAATTGCCATGATCAAGGTCGTGGCCCCGAATATTACCGGTAAAATTGTCGATTGGGCGATACAGGCGCATGGCGGCGGCGGCGTGAGTGAGGACTTCGGTCTCGCCGAAGCCTATGCCCATTCTCGGACATTACGCCTGGCAGATGGACCTGATGAAGTGCATCGCAATCAGATTGGCCGGTTGGAGCTGAAAAAATACGATTGA
- the dddP gene encoding dimethylsulfonioproprionate lyase DddP, giving the protein MPQQTYSHTRKIGPKGDTPLKPDGTPDDNDRVEIGPTKLAFDEWAEAGLEIPNLPRMREQRLMRLAKALRDRDYGGILLFDPLNVRFASDTTNMQLWAAHNPFRACFVSADGYMVIWDFKNEDLLTAYNPLVRETRGGASFFYFVKGDKTEHYAKIFAGEIDELMHAHAPGNRRLAIDKIQIHGLRALEALGLQVFEGEEVTEKTRAVKQDEEIRALKCAVHACEMSMYEMQNMARPGLTENDVWAVLQAENIRRGGEWIETRILASGPRSNPWFQECGPRVIGNNELLAFDTDMIGCFGMCSDISRTWFLGDGSPTDEQKKLYTHAFTHIQENMKLLGPGVPFKEIVHGGHFLAPEYVSSRYSVKMHGVGLCDEWPHIAYPEDYDEGAFEYTCEHGMVLCVEAYVGAEGGKEGVKLEEQVLITENGFENMTNYPFEEILLD; this is encoded by the coding sequence ATGCCGCAACAGACGTATTCTCATACGCGAAAAATTGGACCTAAAGGCGACACTCCCCTTAAACCCGATGGTACGCCTGATGACAATGATCGGGTTGAAATAGGCCCAACAAAGCTGGCTTTTGATGAATGGGCTGAAGCAGGTTTGGAAATTCCCAACCTACCCAGAATGCGCGAACAGCGGCTAATGCGTCTGGCAAAAGCATTGCGAGATCGTGATTACGGTGGAATTTTGCTTTTCGACCCACTCAATGTTCGATTTGCCTCCGATACAACAAACATGCAGTTATGGGCGGCCCATAACCCGTTTCGCGCCTGTTTTGTTTCCGCAGACGGATATATGGTGATCTGGGATTTCAAAAACGAGGATCTGCTGACTGCGTATAACCCACTGGTCAGGGAAACACGTGGCGGTGCGTCGTTCTTTTATTTTGTAAAGGGAGATAAAACCGAGCATTACGCAAAAATATTTGCGGGTGAAATTGATGAATTGATGCACGCCCACGCTCCTGGGAACCGACGCCTGGCCATCGACAAAATACAAATTCACGGACTCCGCGCACTCGAAGCATTGGGCCTACAAGTGTTTGAGGGCGAAGAAGTTACAGAAAAAACCCGGGCGGTAAAGCAGGATGAAGAAATAAGGGCGCTAAAATGCGCCGTTCATGCGTGTGAAATGTCTATGTACGAAATGCAAAACATGGCGCGACCTGGCCTTACCGAGAATGATGTATGGGCGGTTCTGCAAGCTGAAAATATCCGGCGTGGCGGAGAATGGATCGAAACCCGTATTCTCGCATCCGGGCCGCGTAGCAATCCCTGGTTTCAGGAATGTGGGCCACGGGTTATCGGCAACAACGAGCTGTTGGCATTTGATACGGACATGATTGGGTGTTTCGGCATGTGTTCAGATATATCACGCACCTGGTTTCTGGGGGACGGCTCGCCAACCGATGAGCAGAAGAAGCTGTATACACACGCGTTTACACATATTCAGGAAAACATGAAACTGTTGGGGCCGGGTGTCCCCTTTAAGGAAATTGTTCATGGCGGCCATTTCCTGGCGCCGGAATATGTGTCTTCTCGATATTCAGTCAAAATGCATGGCGTTGGGCTTTGTGACGAATGGCCTCATATCGCCTACCCTGAAGACTATGATGAGGGCGCTTTTGAATATACGTGCGAACACGGTATGGTCCTATGCGTTGAAGCTTATGTAGGCGCTGAAGGTGGTAAGGAAGGTGTAAAACTGGAAGAACAGGTTCTCATTACCGAAAATGGCTTTGAGAATATGACCAATTACCCTTTCGAGGAAATCCTACTCGACTAG
- a CDS encoding phosphotransferase, giving the protein MSDGTEIIPVREMHQFNEGALFDYLTENVDGFSGPLSISQFQGGQSNPTFLLQTPNQDYVMRKKPPGVLLPSAHAVDREYKVISALQNTDVPVPRTFCLCEDPEVIGTAFYVMEKIEGRVIRSPEIPGMAPSERAATYDAMNDALAQLHSVDVDAAGLSDFGKKGSYFERQIGRWSKQYRASETDHLEMMENLINWLPANLPASDETSVVHGDYRLENMILHPTKPEVLAILDWELSTLGHPLSDLAYNCAPYHFIHPKSGGLVNMEFAATGIPTEKAYVDAYCRRTGREGIDNWEFYVAFSFFRLAAIVQGVYKRGLDGNSSSKVGNEYATFANMLATLGWQQVESGQ; this is encoded by the coding sequence ATGAGCGATGGCACGGAAATCATCCCCGTTCGGGAGATGCATCAATTTAACGAAGGCGCCTTATTCGATTATCTGACAGAAAATGTTGACGGTTTTTCAGGTCCGCTTTCCATCAGTCAGTTTCAAGGCGGTCAGTCAAATCCAACCTTCTTGTTGCAAACGCCAAATCAGGATTATGTCATGCGCAAAAAACCGCCCGGCGTTTTGCTGCCATCGGCGCATGCTGTGGATCGTGAGTACAAAGTCATCTCGGCATTGCAAAATACTGATGTTCCTGTACCCCGGACTTTTTGTTTATGTGAAGACCCTGAAGTAATTGGTACAGCCTTCTATGTGATGGAGAAGATTGAAGGACGGGTAATTCGCTCTCCAGAGATACCTGGCATGGCGCCCTCTGAACGGGCGGCCACCTATGATGCAATGAATGACGCACTGGCTCAATTGCATTCCGTTGACGTTGATGCGGCAGGCCTTTCGGACTTTGGCAAGAAAGGAAGCTATTTCGAACGCCAGATCGGCCGTTGGAGCAAACAGTATCGTGCTTCCGAGACAGATCATCTCGAGATGATGGAAAATCTTATCAACTGGTTGCCGGCGAATTTGCCTGCCAGCGACGAAACATCGGTCGTGCACGGCGATTATCGGTTGGAGAATATGATCCTGCACCCAACCAAACCAGAGGTATTGGCCATATTGGATTGGGAATTATCAACACTCGGTCACCCGTTGTCAGACCTTGCGTATAATTGTGCCCCCTATCATTTCATCCATCCTAAAAGTGGAGGACTGGTCAACATGGAATTTGCCGCCACGGGCATTCCGACAGAAAAAGCCTATGTGGATGCTTACTGCAGACGGACCGGACGAGAGGGTATCGACAACTGGGAATTTTACGTAGCCTTTTCATTCTTTCGCTTAGCTGCAATTGTCCAGGGTGTCTATAAACGGGGTCTTGACGGGAATTCCAGTTCGAAAGTCGGCAATGAATATGCCACTTTCGCAAATATGCTGGCAACTCTCGGCTGGCAACAGGTCGAAAGCGGGCAATAA